The following are encoded in a window of Procambarus clarkii isolate CNS0578487 chromosome 33, FALCON_Pclarkii_2.0, whole genome shotgun sequence genomic DNA:
- the LOC138370763 gene encoding uncharacterized protein: MEREMEGYLDIQKSPATPPLPTSRHLSRPPTTSPDLPPPLPISRHLSRSPATSPDLPPPLPTSHHLSRSPATSPDLPPPLPTSHHLSRSPATSPDLPPPLPISRHLSRPPTTSPDLSPPLPTSRYLSRPLATSPDLPPPLPTSHHLSRPPTTSPDLPPPLPISRHLSRPPTTSPDLPPPLPISRHLSRPPTTSPDLPPPLPTSHHLSRSPATSPDLPPPLPTSHHLSRPPTTSPDLPPPLPTSHHLSRPPTTSPDLPPPLPTSHHLSRSPATSPDLPPPLPTSRHLSLPPATSPDLSPPLPTSRHLSRPPANSPDLPPPLPTSRHLSRPPATSPDLPPPLPTSSHLSRPLATSHHLSRPPATSPDLQPPLPTSSHLSRPPTTSPDPPPPLPTSSHLSRPPTTSPDPPPPLPTSSHLSRPPTTSPDPPQPLPTSHHLSRPPATSPDLPPPLPTSRHLSLPPATSPDLSPPLPTSHHLSRPPATSPDLPPPLPTSRHCSSSHGE; the protein is encoded by the coding sequence TCCCCCGCCACCCCACCCCTCCCGACCTCCCGCCACCTCTCCCGACCTCCCACCACCTCTCCCGACCTCCCACCACCTCTCCCGATCTCCCGCCACCTCTCCCGATCTCCCGCCACCTCTCCCGACCTCCCACCACCTCTCCCGACCTCCCACCACCTCTCCCGATCTCCCGCCACCTCTCCCGACCTCCCACCACCTCTCCCGACCTCCCACCACCTCTCCCGATCTCCCGCCACCTCTCCCGACCTCCCACCACCTCTCCCGATCTCCCGCCACCTCTCCCGACCTCCCACCACCTCTCCCGACCTCTCGccacctctccctacctcccgcTACCTCTCCCGACCTCTCGCCACCTCTCCCGACCTCCCGCCACCTCTCCCGACCTCCCACCACCTCTCCCGACCTCCCACCACCTCTCCCGATCTCCCGCCACCTCTCCCGATCTCCCGCCACCTCTCCCGACCTCCCACCACCTCTCCCGACCTCCCACCACCTCTCCCGATCTCCCGCCACCTCTCCCGACCTCCCACCACCTCTCCCGATCTCCCGCCACCTCTCCCGACCTCCCACCACCTCTCCCGATCTCCCGCCACCTCTCCCGATCTCCCGCCACCTCTCCCGACCTCCCACCACCTCTCCCGACCTCCCACCACCTCTCCCGATCTCCCGCCACCTCTCCCGACCTCCCACCACCTCTCCCGACCTCCCACCACCTCTCCCGATCTCCCGCCACCTCTCCCGACCTCCCACCACCTCTCCCGATCTCCCGCCACCTCTCCCGACCTCCCACCACCTCTCCCGACCTCTCGccacctctccctacctcccgcTACCTCTCCCGACCTCTCGCCACCTCTCCCGACCTCCCGCCACCTCTCCCGACCTCCAGCCAACTCTCCTGACCTCCCGCCACCTCTCCCGACCTCCCGCCACCTCTCCCGACCTCCAGCCACCTCTCCCGACCTCCCACCACCTCTCCCGACCTCCAGCCACCTCTCCCGACCTCTCGCGACCTCCCACCACCTCTCCCGACCTCCCGCCACCTCTCCCGACCTCCAGCCACCTCTCCCGACCTCCAGCCACCTCTCCCGACCTCCCACCACCTCTCCCGACCCACCGCCACCTCTCCCGACCTCCAGCCACCTCTCCCGACCTCCCACCACCTCTCCCGACCCACCGCCACCTCTCCCGACCTCCAGCCACCTCTCCCGACCTCCCACCACCTCTCCCGACCCACCGCAACCTCTCCCGACCTCCCACCACCTCTCCCGACCTCCAGCCACCTCTCCCGACCTCCCGCCACCTCTCCCGACCTCTCGccacctctccctacctcccgcTACCTCTCCCGACCTCTCGCCACCTCTCCCGACCTCCCACCACCTCTCCCGACCTCCAGCCACCTCTCCCGACCTCCCGCCACCTCTCCCGACCTCTCGCCACTGCTCCTCCTCCCACGGCGAGTGA